Proteins from a genomic interval of Schistocerca piceifrons isolate TAMUIC-IGC-003096 chromosome 3, iqSchPice1.1, whole genome shotgun sequence:
- the LOC124788178 gene encoding cuticle protein 16.5-like, with the protein MNTLIVLSAVLAVAVATPGYLGAAPAAVVAPAAYAAPAVVAAPVHAGYAAYGPAPVAVRSDGYLLDTPAVAATRAAHLTAVAQTQARDAVINGAALAYAARAYAAPAVAYAAPAHVAYAAPAPLSYAAPGALAAAAHLHAKAALLG; encoded by the exons ATGAACACACTG ATCGTCCTGAGCGCCGTCCTGGCCGTCGCCGTGGCTACGCCCGGCTACCTGGGTGCCGCCCCCGCCGCAGTCGTCGCCCCcgccgcctacgccgcccccgctgtgGTGGCCGCCCCCGTGCACGCCGGCTACGCCGCCTACGGCCCCGCCCCCGTCGCCGTGCGCTCCGACGGCTACCTGCTGGACACCCCCGCCGTCGCCGCCACCAGGGCCGCCCATCTGACCGCCGTCGCCCAGACTCAGGCCCGTGACGCCGTCATCAACGGCGCCGCCCTCGCCTACGCTGCCcgcgcctacgccgcccccgctgtgGCGTACGCCGCCCCCGCTCAcgtcgcctacgccgcccccgctccACTGTCCTATGCCGCCCCCGGcgccctcgccgccgccgcccaccTCCACGCTAAGGCTGCTCTGTTGGGCTGA